From a single Phalacrocorax aristotelis chromosome 1, bGulAri2.1, whole genome shotgun sequence genomic region:
- the LOC142052160 gene encoding lymphotactin-like translates to MKLHAAAILVIFWLGVFTVHTVKGSVGSQSMHRRSCVNLSTRQLKIENLVNYRKQEDAVNAIMFITSKGVKICVSSDQKWVKAAMKHIDQRRITKRR, encoded by the exons ATGAAACTCCACGCTGCAGCTATCCTGGTCATCTTCTGGCTTGGCGTCTTCACTGTGCACACAGTGAAAG GGAGCGTTGGAAGTCAGTCCATGCACAGAAGGAGTTGTGTAAATCTGTCTACACGTCAACTGAAGATTGAAAACCTTGTCAACTATAGAAAGCAAGAAGATGCAGTAAATGCCATCAT GTTTATCACCTCAAAAGGTGTCAAGATCTGCGTAAGCAGTGATCAGAAATGGGTGAAGGCTGCTATGAAGCATATAGACCAAAGACGTATCACTAAACGCAGATAA